In the Sphingomonas sp. LM7 genome, one interval contains:
- a CDS encoding phage tail sheath C-terminal domain-containing protein encodes MATQYKTPGVYIQEPDSFPPSIVGVETAVPCFIGYTQQATDTDKRDLTLIPKRVESMAEFAQFYGRGYSQKYYLAAVDADNDGTPDAEENASTSPDLSWGNVSLDGTTSYALMQIGKTVFNLFNSMRLFYANGGGACYVISCGAFESDGNPTPISADDFEAALGVCESFVGPTMVAIPDAIQLSDKNQFNNVTARMLRSCAKTGDRMALLDVWGANTLQPRDDWKPAIADFRDGIASQVPPEMWRFGAAYFPPLVTSVVSPSEIDISNFAGDGTKNATLQTALLSVLTAAYPAPPPPPTKPGDAAETVPAGTGKPPVDAGDPAAKPPATVAALSDKGQTIYTSYVQKIGTSLAVLPKASDTNAVAAGITHKQLTSALVATVPGFQNLLTAIAATQGVLPTSGAIAGVWATNDASRGVWNAPANVGIATMVMPKLPIAGDDQDDLNVPVQGLAINAIRTFQGRGSLIWGARTLDSLSNDWRYIQVRRTMIYVEQSVKQALDAMVFRPNTAQTWVTVVSMIESFLHGLWASGGLMGNSPAQAYNVVAGLGSTMTPDDVLNGVMRVQVTLQMVHPAEFIELTFKQQMLGGA; translated from the coding sequence ATGGCTACCCAATACAAGACCCCGGGCGTCTACATCCAGGAGCCCGACAGCTTCCCGCCCTCGATCGTCGGCGTCGAGACCGCGGTGCCTTGTTTCATCGGCTATACCCAGCAGGCGACCGACACCGACAAGCGCGACCTGACGCTGATCCCCAAGCGCGTTGAATCGATGGCCGAGTTCGCCCAATTCTATGGTCGCGGCTATTCGCAGAAATATTATCTCGCTGCAGTCGATGCCGATAACGACGGCACGCCCGATGCAGAGGAGAATGCGAGCACTTCCCCCGATCTCAGCTGGGGCAATGTCTCGCTCGACGGGACGACGTCCTATGCGCTGATGCAGATCGGCAAGACCGTGTTCAATCTCTTCAACAGCATGCGGCTGTTCTACGCCAATGGCGGCGGCGCCTGCTACGTCATATCGTGCGGGGCGTTCGAGAGCGACGGCAACCCGACGCCGATCAGCGCGGACGATTTCGAAGCCGCGCTGGGCGTGTGCGAAAGCTTTGTCGGTCCGACGATGGTGGCGATCCCCGACGCGATCCAGCTTTCCGACAAGAACCAGTTCAACAATGTCACTGCGCGGATGCTGCGCAGCTGCGCCAAGACCGGCGACCGTATGGCGTTGCTCGACGTGTGGGGGGCGAACACGCTCCAGCCGCGCGACGACTGGAAACCGGCGATCGCCGATTTCCGCGATGGCATCGCCTCGCAGGTGCCGCCCGAGATGTGGCGGTTCGGCGCCGCCTATTTCCCGCCGCTGGTGACGTCGGTTGTGTCGCCGAGCGAGATCGACATCTCCAACTTCGCGGGCGATGGCACGAAGAATGCCACGCTGCAGACCGCGCTGCTCAGCGTGCTGACTGCCGCCTATCCGGCACCACCACCACCTCCGACCAAGCCGGGCGATGCAGCCGAGACCGTCCCGGCAGGCACCGGAAAGCCGCCCGTCGATGCCGGCGACCCCGCCGCCAAGCCCCCCGCCACGGTCGCGGCGCTGAGCGACAAGGGCCAGACGATATACACCAGCTATGTCCAGAAGATCGGCACGTCGCTGGCGGTGTTGCCCAAGGCGTCCGACACCAACGCGGTGGCCGCCGGGATTACCCACAAGCAACTGACCTCGGCGCTGGTCGCCACCGTTCCCGGCTTCCAGAATTTGCTGACGGCGATCGCCGCTACGCAGGGTGTACTGCCGACCAGCGGCGCGATCGCTGGCGTGTGGGCGACCAACGATGCCTCGCGCGGGGTGTGGAACGCCCCGGCCAATGTCGGCATCGCGACGATGGTGATGCCCAAGCTGCCGATCGCGGGCGACGACCAGGACGACCTCAACGTCCCCGTCCAAGGGCTGGCGATCAACGCGATCCGCACCTTCCAGGGACGCGGCAGCCTGATCTGGGGCGCGCGCACGCTCGACAGCCTGTCCAACGACTGGCGCTATATCCAGGTGCGCCGCACGATGATCTATGTCGAGCAATCGGTGAAGCAGGCATTGGACGCGATGGTCTTCCGTCCCAACACCGCGCAGACCTGGGTGACCGTGGTCTCGATGATCGAGAGTTTCCTCCATGGGCTCTGGGCCTCGGGCGGCCTGATGGGGAACAGTCCGGCGCAGGCCTATAACGTCGTCGCCGGGCTGGGCAGCACGATGACGCCGGACGACGTGCTCAACGGGGTGATGCGGGTGCAGGTGACGCTGCAGATGGTCCACCCGGCCGAGTTCATCGAACTCACCTTCAAGCAGCAGATGCTCGGCGGCGCCTGA